From one Melospiza melodia melodia isolate bMelMel2 chromosome 6, bMelMel2.pri, whole genome shotgun sequence genomic stretch:
- the GPR132 gene encoding probable G-protein coupled receptor 132, whose amino-acid sequence MQNYNRNMNAGFLFRRIHIQPFLSSFLCWQSKEISAGERIMERCLNENCNSTCPEIPYQESQTLLVAVYSIVFAIGLPANCLTSLLTFAQIKRNIVVAIYIFSLSLCDLMYLCTLPVWIIYVQNGHEWTMGDTACRITGFIFFCSIYISILLLCCISVDRYMALVHSLESRGRRQQKNAIIIVGFLFTVVAGIHTPVFFMENGQNCTEVKTCFETVPLNLLLAYCSCARFLFGFFIPLLILIFTNCKIFKATKRSSSLTCREKAKVKHVAIAIITIFVICFAPYHLVLIVRAIYFMFHQDCPCPFENKIYSTFTVFLCLATANSIADPIIYVLVSENVRKDCYRSLRRLKLNTSKPNSSTDRNTDNIKLETLKESEEEGQSKENSKK is encoded by the exons ATGCAGAACTATAATAGAAATATGAATGCTGGGTTTCTTTTCAGAAGAATTCACATCCAGCCTTTCCTCTCATCCTTCCTCTGCTGGCAAAGCAAG GAAATATCAGCTGGAGAAAGAATAATGGAACGCTGTCTAAATGAAAATTGTAACTCCACTTGCCCAGAAATTCCTTATCAAGAGAGTCAGACACTTCTGGTTGCTGTTTACAGCATTGTTTTTGCAATAGGCCTTCCAGCAAATTGCTTAACTTCTCTGCTGACATTTGCACAAATCAAAAGGAATATAGTAGTTGCCATCTACATTTTCAGTTTATCATTGTGTGACCTGATGTATTTATGTACCTTGCCCGTCTGGATTATCTATGTGCAAAATGGGCACGAGTGGACCATGGGTGACACTGCTTGCAGGATAACAGGATTCATCTTTTTCTGCAGTATCTACATCAGCATTCTGCTTTTGTGCTGCATCTCTGTGGATCgttacatggcactggtgcattCTCTGGAATCAAGGGGAAGAAGACAACAGAAAAATGCCATCATAATAGTCGGTTTTCTCTTTACTGTGGTTGCAGGAATCCACACGCCGGTATTTTTTATGGAAAATGGGCAAAACTGTACAGAGGTGAAAACCTGCTTTGAGACAGTGCCCCTTAACTTATTATTGGCTTATTGCAGCTGTGCTAGATTCCTGTTTGGATTTTTCATACCCCTCCTGATCCTGATTTTTACAAACTGCAAAATTTTCAAAGCTACAAAAAGAAGCAGCAGCTTGACTTGTCGTGAGAAAGCCAAAGTGAAGCATGTTGCTATTGCCATTATTACTATTTTTGTGATCTGCTTTGCTCCATATCATCTGGTTCTCATAGTAAGAGCCATATACTTTATGTTTCATCAGGACTGCCCATGTCCATTTGAAAATAAGATATATTCAACTTTTACAGTGTTTCTGTGTTTAGCCACTGCAAACAGCATTGCTGATCCAATCATCTACGTTCTGGTCAGTGAAAACGTCAGAAAAGACTGCTATAGGAGCCTGAGAAGATTGAAATTGAACACATCCAAGCCAAATTCATCCACTGATCGCAATACTGACAACATAAAGTTGGAAACGCTAAAAGAATCAGAGGAAGAGGGCCAAAGTAAAGAAAACTCAAAGAAATAA